From Bifidobacterium sp. ESL0790, one genomic window encodes:
- a CDS encoding response regulator transcription factor — protein sequence MTDTTQLKPSKSSTPTSTRPIRLLIVDDQELILTGLAELVSYMPGVVIAARAISGEETLVLGDDVLRNIDVALIDARMPQMGGPELIARLGYRYPNIKCILLTAFDADDNLVNSLQAGAVGYLLKDVSTADLDDAIHRAAAGGRVIGASATAHAMRIIAESGKDRHKNTGLQRTSDDAMNPSNGIHPSGNDKYESGETPLTDTEPTSGSGLATRAADGSLDDRDSSQSPTDAETQALLAELTPRNRQIAMLIAQGRTNSEIADQLFLSPGTVKNHASRIFAHLNVRNRTELTALLNGTLD from the coding sequence ATGACTGATACCACGCAACTCAAGCCATCAAAATCATCCACCCCAACTTCCACAAGACCCATTCGCCTGTTGATCGTCGACGACCAGGAACTTATCCTGACTGGCCTCGCCGAACTCGTCTCGTATATGCCGGGTGTCGTGATCGCCGCGCGGGCGATAAGCGGCGAGGAAACACTCGTCCTGGGTGACGATGTGTTGCGCAATATCGATGTGGCACTCATCGACGCGCGTATGCCACAGATGGGCGGACCTGAGCTGATCGCGCGGCTGGGCTACCGATATCCCAACATCAAGTGCATCCTGCTCACCGCGTTCGACGCGGACGACAACCTCGTCAACTCCCTGCAGGCGGGCGCGGTCGGTTATCTGCTCAAGGACGTCTCCACGGCCGACCTCGACGACGCCATCCATCGCGCCGCTGCTGGTGGGCGCGTCATCGGCGCCAGCGCCACCGCCCACGCCATGCGCATCATCGCGGAATCGGGCAAGGACCGTCATAAGAACACCGGTCTTCAGCGCACAAGCGACGACGCGATGAATCCGTCCAATGGTATCCATCCCAGCGGAAACGACAAGTATGAGTCTGGCGAAACGCCCCTTACAGACACAGAGCCTACAAGTGGTTCCGGCCTCGCAACCAGAGCAGCAGACGGTTCGCTGGATGACAGGGACTCCAGCCAATCCCCGACCGACGCTGAAACCCAGGCGCTGCTCGCCGAATTGACGCCGCGCAACCGGCAAATCGCCATGCTCATCGCCCAAGGCCGCACCAATTCGGAGATCGCGGACCAACTCTTCCTCTCGCCCGGCACGGTGAAGAACCACGCCAGCCGCATCTTCGCCCATCTCAACGTGCGCAACCGCACGGAGCTGACCGCCCTGCTCAACGGCACGTTGGACTGA
- a CDS encoding ABC transporter ATP-binding protein, which produces MLDSLILSGSPLILKSGKRSDFWHRVSKRGACDDEDMGNTDVTKHTIQAFREQQQYGTGTNEILRASGLFRDFGFRLGPIDLSVREGETVAVIGPSGCGKSSLLRAMAGMDKPTHGTVTFDGKVLGKLGEKKLAQLRASRFAFIFQDYMLLENLTIGENVALPASIRGERMGDDEMLRALACVGLADKPLDTPVTSLSGGQQQRVAIARALAIGADVLFADEPTGNLDPKARDEVVETIHASMRAGLKAALIVTHDPVVASSADRVVLMADGRVVQEYDDGLSAPQIEDLLLGVRNE; this is translated from the coding sequence ATGCTCGATTCCCTGATTCTCTCGGGTTCTCCCCTGATTTTGAAATCAGGGAAGAGGAGTGACTTTTGGCACCGGGTGTCGAAACGGGGAGCGTGTGACGATGAGGATATGGGTAACACAGACGTGACGAAACATACGATACAGGCGTTCCGTGAGCAACAGCAATATGGGACGGGAACCAACGAGATTCTGCGGGCCAGCGGGTTGTTCCGGGACTTTGGGTTCAGGCTGGGGCCGATTGACTTGAGTGTTCGAGAAGGTGAGACGGTGGCGGTCATCGGGCCCTCCGGGTGTGGCAAGTCGTCGTTATTGCGGGCGATGGCGGGGATGGACAAACCCACCCATGGCACAGTCACGTTTGACGGCAAGGTGTTGGGCAAACTCGGTGAGAAGAAGCTGGCGCAGCTGCGTGCCTCGCGCTTCGCGTTCATCTTCCAGGATTACATGCTGCTCGAGAACCTGACCATTGGCGAGAATGTGGCGTTGCCGGCCTCGATTCGCGGCGAGCGGATGGGCGATGACGAGATGTTGCGGGCCTTGGCGTGCGTGGGCCTTGCCGACAAGCCGTTGGACACGCCGGTCACCAGCCTTTCCGGCGGCCAGCAGCAACGGGTCGCCATCGCCAGGGCGCTCGCGATCGGTGCCGATGTGCTCTTCGCGGACGAGCCGACCGGCAACCTGGACCCGAAGGCGCGCGACGAGGTGGTCGAGACCATCCACGCCTCCATGAGGGCAGGGCTCAAGGCCGCCTTGATCGTCACTCACGACCCGGTAGTGGCCTCATCGGCCGACCGTGTGGTGCTGATGGCTGACGGCCGTGTCGTACAGGAATATGACGATGGGCTTTCCGCCCCTCAGATTGAGGATTTGCTGCTGGGAGTCCGCAATGAATAG
- a CDS encoding ATP-binding protein: protein MEMDEGQSQTRANVDDSGLTGDDYAAPPAPLFDHALCEVDPLTFDYAREAFASAGLAWDDETLAALHIRTEAGLTTNTTLLISDQCPYEIKCAVFADDTKAKLTERHHLTGSLLRQINEAMLLLNHHNPDETWPTAALREALVNAALHRDYGKPGPTLVSIFATRVEIVSLGGLYDHLEVNDLLNGVSETRNPWLADVFERLDLCENYGTGIQRILESYSESIASPQLRVGPSSFAIVLPKPVLDTAWPGHGQTDEALDDDDMDDALAGDNSTDNGDADGAGDGRTARRYVFPTAHPLSTSHAYITDDASEAVDGSRVIAAVPLTVVLAGEKAWKARKARNQSSASRLAANQSPRSLVTSNPSHESVKSTHGSQSLPKEALPQYSVQSLEAITLHLFSERGLKLTRAQIEQQLGISKNQTAYVLKSLTSKGELERNGRSRATTYSLP from the coding sequence ATGGAAATGGATGAGGGACAATCGCAGACACGGGCAAACGTGGATGATAGCGGGCTCACCGGTGATGACTACGCCGCACCACCGGCCCCGCTTTTCGACCATGCGCTCTGCGAGGTCGATCCGCTGACCTTCGATTACGCGCGTGAGGCCTTCGCCTCGGCCGGCCTCGCGTGGGATGACGAAACCCTCGCCGCCCTCCATATCCGCACCGAAGCGGGGCTCACCACCAACACCACGCTGCTCATCAGCGACCAATGCCCCTACGAGATCAAATGCGCCGTGTTCGCCGACGACACCAAGGCGAAACTGACGGAACGCCACCACCTCACCGGTTCCCTGCTGCGCCAGATCAACGAGGCCATGCTGCTGCTCAACCACCACAATCCCGATGAGACCTGGCCCACGGCGGCCTTGCGGGAGGCGCTGGTCAACGCCGCCCTGCACCGTGACTACGGCAAGCCCGGGCCCACTCTCGTCAGCATCTTCGCCACTCGCGTCGAGATCGTCTCGCTCGGCGGGCTCTACGACCATCTCGAGGTCAACGACCTGCTCAACGGGGTCAGCGAGACGCGCAACCCCTGGCTGGCCGATGTCTTCGAGCGGCTCGACCTGTGCGAGAACTACGGCACCGGCATCCAGCGCATCCTCGAATCGTATTCGGAGAGCATCGCCAGCCCGCAGTTGCGCGTCGGTCCCTCGTCCTTCGCCATCGTGCTGCCCAAGCCGGTTCTCGACACCGCCTGGCCAGGCCATGGCCAGACCGACGAGGCGCTGGACGACGATGACATGGACGATGCGCTGGCAGGCGATAACAGCACAGACAACGGTGACGCTGACGGCGCAGGCGACGGCCGAACCGCAAGACGCTACGTGTTCCCCACAGCGCACCCTCTCTCGACCTCGCACGCCTATATCACCGATGACGCCTCCGAGGCGGTGGACGGTTCGCGTGTCATCGCCGCCGTCCCGCTCACCGTGGTGCTCGCCGGCGAGAAGGCTTGGAAGGCGCGGAAGGCCCGTAACCAGTCGTCAGCCTCAAGACTCGCAGCCAACCAATCACCACGTTCATTAGTGACCAGCAACCCATCGCATGAATCCGTGAAATCCACCCATGGTTCGCAAAGCCTGCCGAAAGAGGCGCTGCCACAGTATTCGGTGCAATCCTTGGAAGCCATCACCCTGCACCTCTTCTCGGAGCGAGGGTTGAAACTGACTCGCGCGCAGATTGAGCAGCAGCTGGGCATCAGCAAGAACCAGACCGCCTACGTCTTGAAGTCCCTGACCAGCAAGGGCGAGTTGGAGCGCAACGGCCGCTCTCGCGCGACCACGTATTCGTTGCCGTAA
- a CDS encoding SLC13 family permease, which yields MRNWIVRELKNDTILVVATILAIVSCFIVPPDRQYLGYIHMNTISQLVCLMLVVCGLQRIGVFHIIGTKLLHHVASESTLVITLVSLTFFSAIFITNDVALVTFIPFAISVLTMAKMEDKAVLVVTLMTVGANTGSMLTPIGNAHNLYLKSVSKMSTFEFLETMGPYSLVAAVLLLIVVLVLFRRRDTQADFVGLDSKDIEQSIFAPQDNGMQPDEIRVLSYGAGHGGWRAGVYAVLFLVCILTVGGLIPLWAMCVVVFAAFLVCDRKAFLKVDWSLPLTFVMFFIFIGNMRRVPEFSSFVASIVNQHPMGVAIGSSQLISNVPTSILLSGFCSQWKELIIGTNLGGLGTLIASMASLISYQQVARKYPQHKGRYLLVYSAVNVLFLAVLIGLSFIIE from the coding sequence ATGCGCAACTGGATTGTCAGGGAATTGAAGAACGACACCATTCTGGTGGTGGCGACCATCCTCGCCATCGTCTCCTGTTTCATCGTTCCTCCGGACCGTCAATACCTTGGCTACATCCATATGAACACCATCTCGCAGCTGGTCTGCCTGATGCTCGTGGTCTGCGGCCTGCAACGCATCGGCGTCTTCCACATCATCGGCACCAAGCTGCTGCACCACGTCGCCAGCGAAAGCACGTTGGTCATCACGCTGGTCTCCCTGACCTTCTTCTCCGCGATCTTCATCACCAACGACGTCGCTCTCGTCACCTTCATCCCCTTCGCCATATCCGTGCTCACGATGGCCAAGATGGAGGACAAAGCCGTTCTCGTGGTCACGCTCATGACCGTGGGCGCCAACACCGGCAGCATGCTCACGCCAATCGGCAACGCCCACAACCTCTACCTCAAGTCCGTCTCGAAGATGTCCACCTTCGAATTTTTGGAGACCATGGGCCCCTACTCCCTGGTCGCGGCAGTGCTACTGCTCATCGTCGTGCTCGTCTTGTTCCGCAGACGCGACACCCAGGCCGATTTCGTGGGGCTCGACAGCAAGGACATCGAGCAGTCCATCTTCGCCCCGCAGGACAACGGTATGCAACCCGACGAGATACGCGTGCTGAGCTACGGCGCCGGGCATGGTGGCTGGAGGGCCGGGGTCTACGCGGTGCTCTTCCTGGTCTGCATCCTGACCGTCGGCGGCCTGATACCGCTCTGGGCGATGTGCGTGGTGGTGTTCGCGGCGTTCCTGGTCTGCGACCGCAAGGCGTTCCTCAAGGTCGACTGGAGCCTGCCGCTCACCTTCGTCATGTTCTTCATCTTCATTGGCAACATGCGCCGCGTCCCCGAGTTCTCGTCGTTCGTTGCCTCGATCGTCAACCAGCATCCGATGGGCGTGGCGATTGGCTCAAGCCAGCTGATCAGCAACGTGCCCACCTCCATCCTGCTCTCCGGCTTCTGCAGCCAGTGGAAGGAACTGATCATCGGCACCAATCTGGGCGGCCTGGGCACGCTTATCGCCTCGATGGCCTCGCTGATCTCCTATCAGCAGGTCGCGCGCAAATACCCGCAGCACAAGGGCCGCTACCTGCTCGTCTACAGCGCGGTCAACGTGCTGTTTTTGGCGGTGCTCATCGGGTTGTCGTTCATCATCGAGTGA
- the dnaG gene encoding DNA primase: MAGIIVKQDIEKVRATADLYDIVSSTVTLKASGTGTFMGLCPFHDEKTPSFSVRPSLGVWHCFGCGLGGDVFGYVEHKENIDFREAVELLADKYHIELHYESGKGVGLEQHGSKRARLLEANEEAQRYFVSQILTREALAARKLLGGRNFSQADCERFGCGYAPRGWDNLVRHLASKGFTQQEMLDAGLARQGQRGVYDYFRGRATWPIRDSTGRTLGFGARKLYDDDNINAKYINTPDTQLYRKTQALYGIDLAKSSIVKKRQAVIVEGYTDVMACHLAGIDTAVATCGTAFGEEHAKIIRRLISDDSLGAIQLVGPLKVEGQSLSSRIVFTFDGDAAGQKAAIHAFGLDSAFLSQTFVAVADNNLDPCDLRIQQGNQAVRSLIDHARPLYDFVIDTAIDRFDTSYTTGQMGAVKAAAPLIAQIRDRSLLDLYTRKATRRIGVDLDIMRREVNRARRQLHVRDDDAYAPKRHWSGWSENRRSSQGGEFSNPAAKRALERKDANDQTYYHVDDAVFICEQQFMAVLIQVPRAINPRAFGQLTLGDFMTPVFRSMFQAIAAAGGLPSDDTPQGLWMHNLTKAAGPMLEQVINELAVMPLPLSNGDAEVGNANNANGNNMNGNVSAGINSTDANAQGMGANGPSPTAVQLRAASDEEKRYASELTARLLDIGYMRRIGAAKRKMAQLPDGEEKIKLLGKITDMEAVRKDLQAQVYENAGV; encoded by the coding sequence ATGGCCGGAATCATTGTGAAGCAAGACATCGAGAAGGTGCGTGCCACGGCGGACCTCTACGACATCGTCTCCTCGACGGTGACGCTCAAGGCGTCGGGCACCGGCACCTTCATGGGCCTGTGCCCCTTCCACGACGAGAAGACACCGAGCTTCAGCGTGCGCCCGTCGCTTGGCGTGTGGCATTGCTTCGGCTGCGGGCTCGGCGGCGACGTGTTCGGCTATGTGGAGCACAAGGAGAACATCGACTTCCGCGAGGCCGTGGAGCTTCTGGCCGACAAATACCATATCGAGCTGCACTATGAGTCGGGCAAAGGCGTCGGGCTGGAGCAGCATGGCTCCAAGCGCGCCCGGCTGCTCGAGGCCAACGAGGAGGCGCAGCGCTATTTTGTCTCCCAGATCCTCACGCGTGAGGCGCTCGCGGCCCGCAAACTGCTCGGCGGCCGCAACTTCAGCCAGGCCGATTGCGAGCGGTTCGGCTGCGGCTACGCGCCCCGGGGCTGGGACAACCTCGTGCGCCACCTGGCCTCCAAGGGGTTCACCCAGCAGGAGATGCTCGACGCCGGCCTCGCCCGCCAGGGGCAGCGCGGTGTCTACGATTACTTCCGCGGCCGCGCCACCTGGCCGATCCGCGACTCCACGGGCCGCACGCTCGGCTTCGGCGCGCGCAAGCTCTACGACGACGACAACATCAACGCCAAATACATCAACACCCCCGACACCCAGCTCTACCGCAAGACGCAGGCGCTCTACGGCATCGACCTGGCCAAGTCCAGCATCGTCAAGAAGCGTCAGGCCGTCATCGTCGAGGGATACACGGACGTCATGGCCTGCCACTTGGCCGGCATCGACACCGCCGTGGCCACCTGCGGCACGGCATTCGGCGAGGAGCATGCCAAGATCATCCGTCGTCTGATCTCCGACGATTCGCTTGGCGCCATCCAGCTGGTGGGGCCGCTGAAGGTCGAAGGCCAGTCGCTGAGCTCGCGCATCGTCTTCACCTTTGACGGCGACGCGGCGGGGCAGAAGGCCGCCATCCACGCCTTCGGGCTTGATTCCGCCTTCCTCTCGCAGACCTTCGTGGCCGTGGCCGACAACAACCTCGACCCCTGCGACCTGCGCATCCAGCAGGGCAATCAGGCGGTGCGTTCTCTGATTGACCATGCGCGCCCGCTCTACGACTTTGTGATCGACACGGCCATCGACCGGTTCGACACCTCCTACACCACCGGGCAGATGGGGGCTGTGAAGGCCGCCGCGCCGCTGATCGCGCAGATCCGCGACCGCTCGCTGCTCGACCTCTACACCCGCAAGGCCACGCGCCGCATCGGCGTCGACCTCGACATCATGCGCCGTGAGGTCAACCGCGCCCGTCGTCAGTTGCATGTGCGCGACGATGATGCTTATGCTCCTAAGCGGCATTGGAGCGGATGGTCGGAGAACCGCCGCTCGTCGCAGGGCGGCGAGTTCTCGAATCCCGCGGCCAAGCGGGCCCTTGAACGCAAGGACGCCAACGACCAGACCTACTACCATGTCGACGACGCGGTGTTCATCTGCGAGCAGCAGTTCATGGCCGTGCTCATCCAGGTGCCGCGGGCCATCAATCCCCGCGCGTTCGGTCAGCTGACGCTGGGCGACTTCATGACGCCCGTCTTCCGCTCCATGTTCCAGGCCATCGCCGCCGCCGGTGGGCTGCCAAGCGACGACACCCCGCAGGGCCTGTGGATGCACAACCTCACCAAGGCCGCCGGGCCCATGCTCGAGCAGGTCATCAACGAGCTGGCCGTCATGCCCCTGCCGCTCTCCAACGGCGACGCCGAGGTGGGCAACGCCAACAACGCCAACGGCAACAATATGAACGGCAATGTCAGCGCCGGCATCAACTCAACCGACGCCAACGCGCAGGGTATGGGCGCGAACGGGCCGAGTCCGACGGCGGTGCAGCTGCGGGCGGCGAGCGACGAGGAGAAGCGCTACGCCTCCGAGCTGACCGCGCGCCTGCTCGACATCGGCTACATGCGGCGCATCGGCGCGGCCAAGCGCAAGATGGCCCAGTTGCCCGATGGCGAGGAGAAGATCAAGCTCCTCGGCAAGATCACCGACATGGAGGCCGTGCGCAAGGATCTGCAGGCGCAGGTCTACGAGAACGCCGGCGTCTGA
- a CDS encoding deoxyguanosinetriphosphate triphosphohydrolase, whose amino-acid sequence MTITANGEEVLEDEGYTAFDEERWTEEPPKSQSRTAFQRDRARLIHSSALRRLGAKSQILVAGTDDFARTRLTHTLEVAQIGRQIGSMLGCDPDVVDCACLAHDLGHPPFGHNGERVLADIAKDIGGFEGNAQTLRLLTRLEPKIFHADGRSAGVNLTRASLDAAVKYPWTLAEAAQHPKGERSTKFCVYPDDVDVFNWLKTGAPKDAKPMECQVMDLSDDIAYSVHDVEDAIATGAFNPLALADSRVIDGIIDVTREWYGQQWDADLLLAAFQRLKKLHMFPSHFNGSRQALAQLKNITSSLIGRFAGSVERATREKYGQGRLTRYSANVVIPEETNYEIVALKGIAVYFVMAPREREPLHEKELQVVEDLVDVLMADSPRPSDALETVFLEDWNESTNDDERLRVAIDQVANLTDGSALTLHSILC is encoded by the coding sequence ATGACGATAACGGCGAACGGCGAAGAAGTGCTTGAGGATGAGGGCTATACGGCCTTCGACGAGGAGCGCTGGACCGAAGAACCGCCGAAATCGCAATCACGAACCGCGTTCCAACGCGACCGTGCACGCCTCATCCATTCCTCCGCGCTGCGCAGGCTCGGCGCCAAAAGCCAGATATTGGTGGCCGGCACCGACGATTTCGCCCGCACACGCCTGACCCACACTCTCGAGGTCGCCCAGATCGGCCGTCAAATCGGTTCGATGCTCGGCTGCGACCCCGACGTGGTCGACTGCGCCTGCCTCGCCCACGACCTGGGGCACCCGCCCTTTGGCCACAACGGCGAGCGCGTGCTGGCGGACATCGCCAAGGACATCGGCGGATTCGAGGGCAACGCCCAGACCCTGCGCCTGCTCACGCGGCTCGAACCGAAGATTTTCCACGCCGACGGCCGCTCCGCCGGCGTCAACCTCACCCGAGCCTCGCTCGACGCGGCCGTGAAATATCCATGGACGCTGGCCGAGGCCGCGCAACACCCGAAAGGGGAGCGGAGCACCAAATTCTGCGTCTACCCGGACGACGTCGATGTGTTCAACTGGCTCAAGACCGGCGCGCCCAAGGACGCCAAACCCATGGAATGCCAGGTGATGGACCTCTCCGACGACATCGCCTACAGCGTCCACGACGTCGAGGACGCCATCGCCACCGGAGCCTTCAATCCGCTCGCCCTCGCTGATTCCAGGGTCATCGACGGCATCATCGACGTGACGCGTGAGTGGTACGGCCAGCAGTGGGACGCCGACTTGTTGCTCGCCGCTTTCCAGCGGCTCAAGAAATTGCACATGTTCCCCTCGCATTTCAACGGTTCGCGGCAGGCGCTCGCCCAGCTGAAGAACATCACCAGCTCGCTTATCGGGCGGTTCGCGGGGTCCGTCGAACGGGCGACGCGCGAAAAATACGGTCAAGGACGGCTTACGCGTTACAGCGCCAACGTCGTGATTCCCGAGGAAACGAACTACGAGATCGTCGCGCTCAAAGGTATCGCGGTCTATTTCGTCATGGCGCCGCGTGAGCGCGAACCCTTGCATGAGAAGGAACTTCAGGTCGTCGAGGACCTGGTGGACGTGTTGATGGCCGATTCGCCGCGCCCCTCCGACGCGCTGGAGACCGTGTTCCTCGAGGATTGGAACGAGTCGACCAACGACGACGAGCGGCTGCGCGTGGCCATCGACCAGGTCGCCAACCTCACCGACGGGTCGGCCCTGACGCTGCACTCGATCCTGTGCTGA
- the alr gene encoding alanine racemase, translating to MTLNALEPWQFSSTLGKSNYESALRRYPGQAIVDLKALRDNMRHLVDVVGGPKSGTAVMGVVKADGYGHGLIPSALAALAGGATWLGTAQPREALLLRMAGIDPERCHILTWMFNGRNAPLPELIASDIDISLGSLAGIDAVADAARKLGKPARVHIKVDTGFGRNGFTEAGFQAALDKLVPLVKEGVLDIVGQWSHFSVADAPDVPEFVEATDDQLETFKRFTKRMEEAGIPPRIRHIANTAATLSRPETHFELTRPGIGLYGYEADPAMGTPLKYGLKPAMTLQAQLSTVKDVEAGHSISYGRTYKTDEATSTAIVPLGYADGIHRSASGFDEAGAKHTDKPGGPVRVMTNDGPKLMRVSGRVCMDQFILDLHGSAEEMGVHEGDTVELFGPGRGEEFAEPTADDWARAADTISYEIFTCLRTRIPRLYLHAAEVLAPQDMSKLNAKTLL from the coding sequence ATGACTTTGAACGCACTTGAACCCTGGCAATTCTCCTCCACGCTTGGCAAGTCGAACTACGAGTCGGCGCTGCGGCGCTACCCCGGGCAGGCCATCGTCGACCTCAAGGCGTTGCGCGACAACATGCGCCATCTCGTGGATGTGGTCGGTGGGCCGAAATCCGGCACCGCGGTGATGGGCGTGGTGAAGGCCGACGGCTATGGCCACGGCCTGATCCCCTCCGCGTTGGCGGCGCTCGCCGGCGGCGCGACGTGGCTCGGCACCGCTCAGCCACGCGAGGCCTTGCTGCTGCGCATGGCGGGCATCGATCCAGAGCGTTGCCACATCCTCACGTGGATGTTCAACGGACGCAACGCCCCGCTGCCCGAGCTCATCGCCAGCGACATCGACATCTCCCTGGGGTCGCTGGCCGGCATCGACGCCGTGGCCGACGCCGCCCGCAAGCTCGGCAAGCCCGCGCGCGTGCACATCAAGGTCGACACCGGTTTCGGCCGCAACGGCTTCACCGAGGCCGGCTTCCAAGCCGCGCTCGACAAGCTCGTCCCGCTTGTCAAGGAGGGCGTGCTCGACATCGTGGGGCAGTGGAGCCACTTCTCCGTGGCCGACGCACCCGACGTGCCCGAGTTCGTGGAGGCGACCGACGATCAGCTGGAGACGTTCAAGCGCTTCACCAAGCGTATGGAGGAGGCCGGGATTCCGCCGCGCATCCGCCATATCGCCAACACCGCCGCGACGCTGAGCCGCCCGGAGACCCACTTCGAGCTGACCCGCCCGGGCATCGGGCTGTACGGTTACGAGGCCGACCCCGCCATGGGCACGCCGTTGAAGTATGGCCTGAAGCCGGCGATGACCTTGCAGGCGCAGCTCTCCACCGTCAAGGACGTCGAGGCCGGGCACAGCATCTCCTACGGCCGCACCTACAAGACCGACGAGGCGACAAGTACGGCCATCGTGCCGTTGGGTTACGCCGATGGTATTCATCGCTCCGCCTCCGGATTCGACGAGGCCGGCGCCAAGCACACTGACAAGCCCGGTGGGCCAGTGCGTGTGATGACCAACGATGGACCCAAGCTTATGCGCGTCTCGGGGCGTGTGTGCATGGATCAGTTCATCCTCGACCTGCACGGCAGCGCCGAGGAGATGGGCGTGCATGAGGGCGACACCGTCGAGCTCTTCGGGCCCGGTCGCGGCGAGGAGTTCGCCGAGCCGACCGCCGACGATTGGGCGCGCGCCGCCGACACCATCAGCTACGAGATCTTCACCTGCCTGCGCACGCGCATCCCACGGCTTTATCTCCACGCCGCGGAGGTGCTTGCACCGCAGGACATGAGCAAGCTCAACGCCAAGACGCTGCTCTGA
- a CDS encoding N-acetyltransferase, whose protein sequence is MVNEQSAQRVRKANKEDLATIQSIFARARKLMAANGNLTQWGTTWPPIELIEEDIDKRRAMVLVDNDGDDGAERILAYFAVCEGEEPTYAEIDGRWLDDDAYVTVHRLASSGLRDHSAKACLDWVLVRYGNLRCDTHPDNKAMRHVFESDGFARCGIIHVMNVTTTPSPRIAYQRHDC, encoded by the coding sequence ATGGTCAACGAGCAATCAGCGCAACGCGTCCGCAAGGCGAACAAAGAAGATCTTGCTACGATTCAGAGCATCTTCGCGCGGGCACGGAAGCTGATGGCGGCGAACGGGAACCTGACGCAATGGGGTACGACCTGGCCTCCGATTGAGCTGATTGAAGAGGATATCGACAAACGTCGCGCTATGGTTCTGGTCGACAATGATGGCGACGACGGTGCCGAACGGATTCTGGCCTACTTCGCCGTGTGCGAGGGCGAAGAGCCGACTTACGCAGAAATCGACGGGCGTTGGTTGGATGACGATGCTTACGTCACCGTGCATCGGCTCGCTTCTTCTGGTCTTCGAGACCACAGCGCGAAAGCCTGCCTCGATTGGGTTCTCGTGCGCTATGGCAACCTACGCTGCGACACGCATCCCGACAACAAGGCCATGCGCCACGTCTTCGAGTCCGACGGTTTCGCCCGCTGCGGTATCATCCATGTTATGAACGTGACTACGACGCCTTCGCCTCGTATCGCCTATCAGCGTCACGATTGCTGA
- a CDS encoding S-ribosylhomocysteine lyase — MAEENSGNKPEPESFKLDHTKVKAPYVRFISTESGEKGDVISNYDLRLVQPNENAIPTGGLHTIEHTLAVLLRERIPGYIDCSPFGCRTGFHLLTWGEHSTEDVAKALKESLEFIAYKATWDDIPATDIKSCGNYRDHSLFTAQEWCKKILDEGISSDPFVRKVV, encoded by the coding sequence ATGGCTGAAGAAAATAGCGGAAACAAGCCGGAACCGGAGAGCTTCAAGCTCGACCACACCAAGGTGAAGGCGCCGTATGTGCGCTTCATCAGCACCGAGTCGGGCGAGAAGGGCGACGTGATCTCCAACTACGACCTGCGCCTGGTGCAGCCCAACGAGAACGCCATCCCGACCGGTGGTCTGCACACCATCGAGCACACCCTCGCGGTGCTGCTGCGCGAACGCATCCCGGGCTACATCGACTGCTCGCCGTTCGGCTGCCGCACTGGTTTCCACCTGCTGACTTGGGGCGAGCACAGCACCGAGGACGTGGCGAAGGCGCTCAAGGAGTCGCTCGAGTTCATCGCCTACAAGGCGACCTGGGACGACATCCCGGCCACGGACATCAAGAGCTGCGGCAACTACCGCGACCACAGCCTCTTCACGGCCCAGGAATGGTGCAAGAAGATCCTGGACGAGGGCATCAGCTCCGATCCGTTCGTGCGCAAGGTGGTCTGA